The following proteins come from a genomic window of Candidatus Eisenbacteria bacterium:
- a CDS encoding flippase-like domain-containing protein — protein sequence MNPRAKRSLFFLAKTVLSVGLLYWLLSGGMLGRVIAETRDRFHPIPFAIGLLSFAVSNILGGCQWNLLLRAQGIRIGWRKAISLYYVGLFFSNFLPANIGGDVIKVVDVYRSTGRGGGAVAATMVDRAAGLAVLTILAAVAVVPTLSVLGREPFLILVPVLLVLFLGAGLMMLSRRVSRLTLRAAGHIPFLWVRKKTESVLTALFLYRDQRGALFRALAIALPVQTLRIGVHYLAARSIGIEAPAVYFFLFIPLIAVFIALPISINGLGVRESLGVYLYARIGIPQELAFSISFLAYLIGVVVSLLGGGIFLLRSGVPKKAGSVPVLQRDDRSR from the coding sequence ATGAATCCCCGCGCCAAGAGATCCCTATTCTTTTTGGCCAAGACGGTGCTCAGCGTCGGTCTTCTTTATTGGCTGCTGAGCGGAGGGATGCTCGGACGGGTGATCGCCGAGACGCGGGACCGATTCCATCCGATCCCCTTCGCGATCGGCCTTCTCTCCTTCGCCGTCAGCAACATCCTCGGCGGCTGCCAATGGAACCTGCTTCTGCGCGCGCAGGGAATCCGAATCGGTTGGCGGAAGGCGATCTCCCTTTACTACGTGGGCCTCTTCTTTTCCAATTTTCTCCCCGCCAACATCGGGGGCGACGTGATCAAGGTGGTGGATGTCTATCGCTCCACCGGGCGGGGCGGGGGGGCGGTGGCCGCCACGATGGTGGACCGCGCCGCCGGTCTCGCCGTTCTCACGATTCTCGCCGCGGTCGCCGTGGTGCCGACCCTCTCCGTACTCGGCAGGGAACCCTTCCTGATCCTGGTCCCCGTTCTTCTCGTCCTCTTTCTGGGCGCCGGTCTGATGATGCTGAGCCGCCGGGTCTCGCGTCTGACCCTCCGCGCCGCCGGGCACATCCCCTTCCTGTGGGTGAGAAAAAAGACGGAATCGGTCCTCACCGCGCTTTTCCTATATCGGGATCAGAGGGGCGCCCTCTTCCGCGCCCTCGCCATCGCCCTACCGGTGCAGACACTCCGGATCGGCGTGCATTATCTCGCCGCCCGCAGCATCGGGATCGAAGCCCCGGCGGTCTACTTCTTCCTCTTCATTCCCCTGATCGCCGTTTTCATCGCGCTGCCGATCAGCATCAACGGTCTGGGCGTCCGCGAAAGCTTGGGGGTCTACCTGTACGCACGGATCGGGATCCCGCAGGAGCTGGCCTTCTCCATCTCCTTCCTCGCCTATCTGATCGGGGTGGTGGTGAGCCTTCTCGGCGGAGGGATCTTCCTGCTGCGATCGGGTGTGCCGAAGAAGGCGGGATCCGTGCCGGTCTTGCAACGGGACGACCGATCG